CACCGAACAACACACTGCGTTAGCCGGGACTCGAACCCGGTCCCCAACCTTGGGGGGGTTGGATCCTACCCTTGGACCACTAACGCCCGATCCTCTGCCCAATTTTTTAACTCCCATCTTATATCAACTGCAAAATTCCAAGGATCACGTACATTGGCCATGTTTTCACAATTAGTTTAAATTTCTAAATCGATCCTTTCTACCCTACACATTCTGAAATGGATAAAACCCAATCTTTAATACTATATAATCATCCTCTAGTAATACCAGCACAATTCCTAAATGACAATTGCAATGTTTCTTTGAGCTCCCTTCTTGAAAAGTGCTTAAAGGGCGGTTGGTTGAGAAAGTGGCCCAGATCTTTGCCCTTGTactcaaattttacaaaccATCTTGAAAAATGTTGCGACACTAGCAGTATTCGCAAGTGGTATTCGTGCCAGGGCAGAGGTGGAGCCCATAAACGATTTTTCTGGATCGAACAACTAACTTCAGGCCAATGGGCCCTTAGGTGGTTATCCAATCGCAAACGTTCGTCAGAATCACTGATCCTTTTAGCCAATGTTACATCTATTTCCAGGGGCTGCGACACTGAATATTTGGATAGCCAAACAATTATTGGATGTGATGTCAACTGCATTTTTACATTATCGAGTGAAACTTCGATGCAACTGGAAGCTGAATCCGAACAATCAACTTATGAATGGATCACTGCTATATCAATTGTCACCTATGCTTCCAGGGCTAACTTGACTTATCCATATTTAAAAgatgttaattttgattttagCGACAAAAAGGAATGTATTGAAGTTATGAAACGAATGGAAATTATATCTGATCCCGCAAGATGTAGGCATTTGTGGAGGTGCAATTCCGGGCTTTCCGACATATCACTTCCAAAAATAGAACCGGAAACCTCAAATTGCAAGATGTCTAATGTAGAAAATTTAGAACttaaaaatggcaaaaATATCGCTGAAACATCACCTAAACGTAATTACTATGAACTATTACGAAATATAATAACGGATCACACAATTAACACTATTCTATTGGAAtccaattttattaatggATATAATAACTGCGATCATACTGATTCACAAAATAAGGATAATcattacaaatattgtgATGTAATTagtaatgataaatatcaGGATTTCTCATCCACAATCCaaaaatctaaattattacaccAAGgaatatcattattaaatgtacAATCTCTGAATACGCCTTTTGTAACTACCGATACCgatggtaaattttgtaaattgaCAACACTAGGATTTCACTGGTTGATGAAAAGATCTGAAAATAACATAgtttcacaaataaattaccatgatatttgtgataaaacGCTATCCCAATTTCTAGTGGCCAGCAGTCACAACACTTACTTGATTGGAGATCAAATAGGGGGATCAGCCGAACCATCAGGCTTGGCTTCTGCATTACTTAGGGGA
The DNA window shown above is from Babesia microti strain RI chromosome III, complete genome and carries:
- a CDS encoding Phosphatidylinositol-specific phospholipase C X domain (overlaps_old_locusTagID:BBM_III03725), encoding MDKTQSLILYNHPLVIPAQFLNDNCNVSLSSLLEKCLKGGWLRKWPRSLPLYSNFTNHLEKCCDTSSIRKWYSCQGRGGAHKRFFWIEQLTSGQWALRWLSNRKRSSESLILLANVTSISRGCDTEYLDSQTIIGCDVNCIFTLSSETSMQLEAESEQSTYEWITAISIVTYASRANLTYPYLKDVNFDFSDKKECIEVMKRMEIISDPARCRHLWRCNSGLSDISLPKIEPETSNCKMSNVENLELKNGKNIAETSPKRNYYELLRNIITDHTINTILLESNFINGYNNCDHTDSQNKDNHYKYCDVISNDKYQDFSSTIQKSKLLHQGISLLNVQSLNTPFVTTDTDGKFCKLTTLGFHWLMKRSENNIVSQINYHDICDKTLSQFLVASSHNTYLIGDQIGGSAEPSGLASALLRGCRCIELDVQDGPDGEPRLYHSLVGYKLSGYFTLRESLEAIKSSAFIASKLPVILSIQMKSSDAQKYTVYNIFTAILGDSIYVPRHRSQVANTPISDLCYKFIIKAKLFPQNMLQHSPGQKAWERIVALEGISLSNRESVECKIMPYHVCSMSENHFLRLLKSPEKLSQLSNACFVRLYPSGTRITSTNFCPLNPWSLGIHFVALNYQSCDRSMLINQGWFTNSLGYIPKPLDAFAPMDLSLHILSATQLPLLTIGTNRGIAEDTNLFVTISVVSNGYRNENNCVYKTSTVYIKNDSCDPIWADTTPPINIHVERPEYTVLVLQLKNGEAIGSGVLIGQASFPVYRILPGIRWVPLLDRRLRPISCSGILVDTKIVAGC